One Formosa agariphila KMM 3901 genomic window, AATAATTTAGATGGCTTGACGCAGCACCCCAACAGATTGAATCGCCAACTTTTAATTCGTCTGGATTTGGTCCCCAATGTGTTGAAACTGTTCAAACGTTAATATCTGTACTTAAATTATCGGCATACTCTATACCTTTTGCTTTTAGATAAATTGAATCTGGAAGTGGAAACTTTATGATGTTAAAGCATTTTCGATTAAGAATCAAAAACGCCAATTTATTTAGTTTGTGGTTAAAGCTTGTTATTCCAATCCTTTTTTATCAGGATTCCAAAACGGCTTAGTTTTAATGTGTTTCGTATCCCATTTTAGCTCTTTTCTTAGATAGTTATTTACAGCAATGCAAACCCTACTGTCACCAGCAATATAAGCCATTTTAACGCCTTTAAGATGAGGGATTACTTCATCTATTTTAGCTATAATTTCTTTTATATTGTTTTCTTCTATACTATAAAGGTTAAATGGTTTTTCATCATCTATATCGGCGTATAATTCTGGAATGTTCTTGTTATAAATAATACTTTCCACATGTTTATCTTTTGGTAAATATCTATTGATGATATATAAATGCGATAATGCAGATAGGTCGCCAAGCATTAAATAGCTATCTGCAGTAGTATCTACGGTAAATTTCCCTCTTTTTACTTTATAATAAACAGAGTCGCCAACCTTACAATCTTTAACCCATTGGGCGCCAATTCCATTGCTATGCGTAGCTATAGCAAGACTAAATGTGTTGTTATCTTTATCTATACTCCAAATAGAATAGCTTCTTACCATATCTTTTTTCGAGCTGGCTGCTTGACCAATACCTACGCCTAAGCGAATAAAACAGCCCGGTATAAAATCCATTGGTTTTACAGCTTCACTATGGATTTCAATTTTAAATACACTTTTAGAGAGTTGTGTTTTAGAAGTTATTACGCCACTATCCATTATTTTCTTAATAATATGTTCTATAAACGCCATAATTTTAGTTTTTCAGTTTTACTTTTAAATAAATTATTACTCGTGTTAAAACAGCAGGAATACATAAAAAGACAGTTACTTTTACTAATGGAAGAATATACATTAACCATTGTATTCCTGCCTTTTTAGGTCCTGATGCTGTTATGTTTTTAGTGCTGTTACGTGTTATAGTTTCTGCCCAGTCTGTAAACTCTATAAGCCAGATACCTAGAGAAAGTATTATACTTAGAGCGATAAGAATTAGGAATTCTGTTTTACGATTACGAAGAATATTTGAGATTTGTTTTATATTATGAAATTCGGATACAAACTTTAATTTTTGAAGTGTTTTTACAATCCAGTTCCAATGTAGTGCCAAGTGAATTCCTAAAAGTGCTATAAATAGTGTTGCCGAAGCATTATGTAACATCGTCCAAAACGGATTTATACTAAAATGGATGCCTATAGCAGGTAAAGCAGCTTCAGATATTACAATTCCTGAAACAGTTACCAATAGCATGACTATATATAAAATCCAATTGAACACGTAATCAAACTTGGTTTTGTGTAATTTTTTTTTGAATAGATTTTTGGAATGTTTTGTAATCCAGTTCCAATTAATGATTAGATGTAAGAAAAATGGGATTAAGATTATAAAACTCAACCATTCATGTATTGCTATTCCTGTACTTTGAGGTATAAGCACAAGAATCATTACTATAAAAATAACAAGTCTAGAATAACGCGTGTTTTAGATATATTACCTGAGTTCTGGTTTAACTTTTTCATATTTGTATTTTATCACACTGTTGATTAATCAACAATAATGGGAAATTTTTTAATTAATATTATTAAGTAATTTGTTAAGCAGTTTATTTAAATCTTTTGCTTCGGCCTCAGAAAAACAGCTTAATGCTTCTTTTACAGTTTCATGAGATGCTTTATTAAATACCTGTACGACATGTTTACCTTCTTGGGTTAGTGATATGGTATACGACCTAGAATCTTTTCCTGAATTTCTTGTTACTAGTTTTTTGTTTTCTAAATGATCTATTAATCGTTTAATTGCAGCCCTATTTTTATGCTGAAGTTCTGCAAGCTGACTTTGATTCATCTCCCCTTCATTAGATATAAGAACCAATAATCGCCATTGTTCGGGCGTAGTATTTAATCTAGTGTTTTTAAATCTAGCTTGTAATTTTTGCTGTAATATTCTAGATATGGTAGTGGTTAAAAAGCCAACCGAATCCGTAAATACATACTTTTCCATGGAATATATGTTGATTAGTCAACAAAAATAATAAAAATTATTAAACGGTATCAATAGAAATCAATTTGTTTGTAGAGTGAATCGTTTGACTAATTGGGAATACTAAACACAGAAGACAACATGCTGTATACTATTATACGTAACTAATAATCTATACATTAACAAACAGTCTGAATCAAGTTTATTAAATTCTGAAACATATAAAAAAAACTATTCCCAAACACAAACTAGTACAAATTCAATTTCTGACATAAGCTCAGGTAAATTATCCGTAGTATCTTTATACTTTTCTCTTGTTTAATTCGGTTTTTAATTTTTTAATTTTAGCTAACTGTATGAATAAAATCGAAATGCAGACAAGTCCAATTATACTTATTTCCAAAAATAAAGGTCTGTTTTCCATATTTAAAAGTCCATAAATAGAAAAACTATATAAAGATATTATAAGTAATATTAGAGTTAGTTTAATTTCTTTAATAGATTTTAATTCGATGTTCAGTTTTTCGGTCGATTTATTTTTCAAGTAACTTATTTCCATTTCAGTTTGTTTTTTCCACATTAAGCTCAACGGGCTTGTGTATGATTTCATTGCGTGGTTTAAGCACTTAACTTTGCAAGTACACACCGAACTGAAAATCCTCAGGATTTTCAGAAGTATACGAGAACAAGCAATTACTAATAGCCATTGTTGTACATAGTGTTTTTATTCAGCTTTAATTTCATATGGTTTTTCTGGGAATCCGAATAGAATTGCTTTTTCCTCGTCAATTTCCTTTATTCCAATTAGTGTCTTTCGTTCATCATTTTCGAAAATTGATGCGAAATAAGTTCCTTGCAAATGTTCTAATACTAATTTCCGTCCATTTCTTTTCATTCTTTTATTTATTTCTTGGATTACTGGACTATCCAAAATTTTGTTGAACGTTAATGGTATTTTCTCGTTATTCCACGCTGCTTTGAATTCGAGCGTCTCAATTTTTTTAGATTCAAGTTTCGTTTTGGTTGGTTCAATTCTCTCATAGTCAGTCGCAAACTCAGTATCCTCTATTTTCGATTCAGTTTCGCTCAACACAGTGTGAGTTTTTCCCATTCTGAATATTCTTATTCGATTGTCATTTATAAATTCATATTTTGATTCGGAAAGTTTCTCGCTCCATTCAGTTCGAACTTTTAATAATTCATTTCCGCTTTTTAATTCAAGTTCAAAATGTATAATTTGATTGTTATAGAATTCAATAAATTCTGGTCGACAATAGTCGTCTCCTGTTTTAATCTTTAACCAAGTTCCATTCAGGTTTTTCATTTATTTTCTGCGGTTTTGGGACATTATGCACAACGATTTTGTAAAAAATTAGTGTGGTTTTGTGTGCGTGGATTTTCCGAAGGAAAATCAGAAGCAAGCAAAAGCGCACGGACTCTTGATTAAGCTCTAAACTAAGCATTATTTTTATACGGCTTAAGTTAGCTTTAGTTATTTTTATATTCAAAGTCAAGTTCAAACCTTTGATTTATTGAGTCGATGTCCTTTATTAGGAATTTCAATTCTCCTTTTTCAAACGGTGTTTCTCCGACATAATCAATAGGTTGAATATAATATTTTCTGTTTTTTATATCATAAAATCTTACGAAACCGTAATGATATGCAGATTTTACATTTGTCCATTCCGTTTGAGATTGTTTTTCGAGTTTATCATATGTTAAAGAAGTATATGGTAATCCGACTGTTATGTTTCTTAATTCAAATTCTGTTGAATTATAAAGACTAAATTTTAATTCCTT contains:
- a CDS encoding MarR family winged helix-turn-helix transcriptional regulator, which encodes MEKYVFTDSVGFLTTTISRILQQKLQARFKNTRLNTTPEQWRLLVLISNEGEMNQSQLAELQHKNRAAIKRLIDHLENKKLVTRNSGKDSRSYTISLTQEGKHVVQVFNKASHETVKEALSCFSEAEAKDLNKLLNKLLNNIN
- a CDS encoding DUF4405 domain-containing protein — protein: MILVLIPQSTGIAIHEWLSFIILIPFFLHLIINWNWITKHSKNLFKKKLHKTKFDYVFNWILYIVMLLVTVSGIVISEAALPAIGIHFSINPFWTMLHNASATLFIALLGIHLALHWNWIVKTLQKLKFVSEFHNIKQISNILRNRKTEFLILIALSIILSLGIWLIEFTDWAETITRNSTKNITASGPKKAGIQWLMYILPLVKVTVFLCIPAVLTRVIIYLKVKLKN
- a CDS encoding siderophore-interacting protein, which produces MAFIEHIIKKIMDSGVITSKTQLSKSVFKIEIHSEAVKPMDFIPGCFIRLGVGIGQAASSKKDMVRSYSIWSIDKDNNTFSLAIATHSNGIGAQWVKDCKVGDSVYYKVKRGKFTVDTTADSYLMLGDLSALSHLYIINRYLPKDKHVESIIYNKNIPELYADIDDEKPFNLYSIEENNIKEIIAKIDEVIPHLKGVKMAYIAGDSRVCIAVNNYLRKELKWDTKHIKTKPFWNPDKKGLE